In the genome of Flexistipes sinusarabici DSM 4947, one region contains:
- a CDS encoding acetyl-CoA hydrolase/transferase C-terminal domain-containing protein — MSELEKRVRKKKLLDRVMKAEDTIKFFENGMDLGWSGFTPVGYPKKVPIALADYVEENNLQGKLRFNLFIGASVGAETEDRWASLDMIDRRWPYNTGKNIQKGINSGRIRFGSKHLSMFAQDLKYGFFTKDKGGKLDIGIIEASGITEDGGIILAGSVGTAPEIVDIADKLIIEVNTKMPSFEGMHDVLITDMPPHRKPYLITNVADRIGTTYIPCDHDKIVAIVESDLLDNGRELTEPDDLSNTIAGHIMDFFKNEVKVGRLPENLFPLQSGVGNIANAIVGGFVHGDFQNLNVYTEVLQDTMLDLFDSGKLDFASATSLSLSPKGFKRFFDKFDEYKERIVLRPQQISNNPEVIRRLGCIGMNTPVEFDIYAHANSENVLGTRMINGLGGSGDFERNAYLSIMHAPSCRPSKNDEFGITTVLPKVTHVDHTEHDIDILVTEQGLADLRGLAPKERAKEVIEKCAHPAYKDYLNDYLERATKKGIEKGMGHEPHLLDEVYKMQLNFIENGTMRFWEK, encoded by the coding sequence ATGTCAGAATTAGAAAAACGCGTTCGTAAAAAGAAACTGCTGGACAGAGTAATGAAGGCGGAAGATACTATTAAGTTTTTTGAAAACGGAATGGATCTTGGATGGTCCGGTTTTACGCCTGTGGGTTATCCCAAAAAAGTACCGATAGCTTTGGCTGATTATGTAGAAGAAAATAATTTACAGGGTAAGTTAAGGTTTAATCTTTTTATCGGCGCATCAGTCGGCGCTGAGACAGAAGACAGATGGGCATCTCTGGACATGATAGACAGACGCTGGCCGTACAACACCGGTAAAAATATTCAAAAAGGCATTAACAGCGGCAGAATCAGATTCGGTTCAAAGCATTTGTCAATGTTTGCTCAGGATCTCAAATATGGATTTTTCACAAAAGACAAAGGCGGAAAGCTTGACATAGGTATTATAGAAGCTTCAGGGATTACCGAAGACGGCGGAATCATTCTTGCCGGCTCTGTTGGTACTGCTCCGGAAATTGTTGACATAGCGGACAAGCTGATTATTGAAGTTAATACAAAGATGCCTTCTTTTGAAGGTATGCATGATGTACTGATTACAGATATGCCTCCCCACAGAAAACCCTATCTGATAACAAATGTTGCGGACAGAATCGGTACTACTTATATTCCTTGTGACCATGATAAAATAGTTGCCATTGTGGAATCAGATTTACTCGATAATGGCCGTGAGCTCACAGAACCGGATGACTTATCCAATACTATTGCCGGTCATATTATGGACTTCTTTAAAAACGAAGTTAAAGTTGGAAGATTGCCTGAAAACCTGTTCCCATTACAGTCAGGCGTTGGAAATATAGCCAACGCAATCGTGGGTGGCTTTGTACACGGTGATTTTCAAAATCTCAACGTTTACACAGAGGTTTTACAGGATACAATGCTGGATCTTTTTGACAGCGGCAAACTGGATTTCGCCAGTGCCACATCATTAAGCCTCTCACCGAAAGGTTTCAAGAGATTTTTTGACAAGTTTGATGAATACAAAGAAAGAATTGTTCTCAGACCGCAGCAGATATCAAACAACCCTGAAGTTATCAGAAGGCTGGGCTGTATAGGTATGAACACACCTGTTGAGTTTGATATTTATGCTCATGCAAACTCTGAAAACGTTCTGGGTACACGAATGATTAACGGCCTCGGCGGTTCAGGTGATTTTGAAAGAAATGCATACCTTTCCATCATGCATGCTCCTTCCTGCAGACCTTCTAAAAACGATGAGTTCGGCATTACAACTGTGTTACCCAAAGTAACACATGTCGACCACACAGAACATGATATTGATATTCTGGTAACAGAGCAGGGACTTGCAGACTTAAGAGGTCTTGCACCCAAAGAAAGAGCCAAAGAAGTAATTGAAAAATGTGCACATCCTGCTTACAAAGATTACCTAAACGATTATCTTGAAAGGGCTACCAAAAAAGGAATTGAGAAGGGTATGGGACATGAGCCGCATCTTTTGGATGAAGTTTACAAAATGCAGCTTAATTTCATCGAAAACGGAACAATGAGATTCTGGGAAAAATAA
- a CDS encoding Gx transporter family protein, whose translation MQYPDKIAKIGLYSAFAIILGVAENFFPLPVPGVKLGLANIGVLLALYSLTFFDTLIVVFLKSVFVGIFGGNVVIKVLLSLPSTLAAALVMFLYIRLTGRFTSPVSASALGGVIHIVCQFIILKIFIIKNLAIYSFLPYFSLLSIFTGMLTGYLTCLILKHTIIGTK comes from the coding sequence ATGCAATATCCAGATAAAATCGCCAAAATAGGTTTATACTCGGCTTTTGCAATAATTCTCGGAGTGGCGGAAAATTTCTTTCCTCTGCCTGTGCCCGGAGTAAAACTCGGTCTTGCCAACATCGGTGTTTTGCTGGCTTTGTACTCCTTAACATTCTTTGATACGCTGATTGTTGTATTTTTAAAATCTGTATTCGTGGGCATCTTTGGCGGAAACGTCGTTATCAAAGTACTTCTAAGTCTCCCTTCCACACTTGCAGCAGCCTTGGTTATGTTTTTATATATCAGATTAACCGGCAGATTTACATCTCCTGTTTCAGCGTCTGCGCTCGGAGGTGTTATCCATATCGTCTGTCAGTTCATCATTCTTAAAATTTTTATAATAAAAAATCTTGCAATATATTCATTTTTGCCTTATTTCTCATTATTATCCATATTTACAGGTATGTTAACAGGCTATTTAACCTGTTTAATACTAAAACACACAATTATCGGCACAAAATAA
- a CDS encoding GDP-mannose 4,6-dehydratase encodes MNILLTGAAGFIGAHTANKLLESGHNVIGVDNLNDYYDVNLKLHRLNNINHPGFKFHKLDISNFEALSLLFDLYKFDSVINLAARAGVRYSIENPFVYFDTNTNGTLNLLEMCRRKDIRKFVLASTSSLYAGQKMPFTEDKPVNTPISPYAASKKGAEVTCYSYHNLFDIDISVVRYFTVYGPAGRPDMSIFRFIKQIYLDQPITIYGDGTQSRDFTYVDDIAEGTVIALKNVGYEIFNLGNNTPYELMNVVKMIEKKLGKKAEIEYKPFHKADMTATWADIQKADNILGWEPEHTLEQGIDKTIEWFLDNIEFTKNIELRD; translated from the coding sequence ATGAACATTTTACTTACCGGTGCGGCGGGGTTTATAGGTGCCCACACTGCAAATAAACTGCTTGAAAGCGGACACAATGTAATCGGGGTTGATAACCTTAATGACTATTACGATGTTAACCTGAAACTTCACAGACTCAACAACATTAACCACCCCGGATTCAAATTCCACAAACTTGATATCTCCAATTTTGAAGCCTTATCTCTACTGTTTGACCTGTATAAATTTGACTCAGTAATCAACCTGGCAGCCAGAGCTGGAGTCAGATACAGCATTGAAAACCCTTTTGTTTATTTTGATACCAACACAAACGGCACATTAAATCTATTGGAAATGTGCAGAAGAAAGGACATAAGAAAATTTGTTTTGGCTTCCACATCAAGTTTATATGCCGGGCAAAAAATGCCTTTTACCGAAGACAAGCCTGTAAATACACCTATATCTCCTTACGCAGCATCCAAAAAAGGTGCAGAGGTTACCTGTTATTCATATCACAACCTTTTTGATATCGACATATCAGTGGTAAGATATTTTACAGTTTACGGTCCTGCCGGAAGGCCGGATATGAGTATATTCCGTTTTATAAAGCAGATTTATTTAGATCAGCCAATAACCATTTACGGTGACGGAACTCAATCCAGAGATTTTACCTATGTTGATGATATAGCAGAAGGTACTGTAATAGCCTTAAAAAATGTAGGTTATGAAATATTTAATCTAGGTAACAACACTCCTTATGAACTGATGAATGTGGTTAAGATGATTGAAAAGAAGTTGGGCAAAAAAGCAGAAATAGAATACAAACCTTTTCATAAAGCTGATATGACTGCAACCTGGGCGGACATACAAAAAGCCGATAATATCCTTGGGTGGGAACCTGAGCACACCCTGGAACAGGGAATCGACAAAACTATTGAATGGTTTCTGGATAATATAGAATTTACGAAAAACATAGAACTCAGAGACTGA
- a CDS encoding nitrilase-related carbon-nitrogen hydrolase yields the protein MKISCIQKDVYLGNISKNLDTFLPEIESTSGDNCDIILLPEMWATGFDYNNLQSHSKNTPDILNKLSSIAGGNSVIISSLPENKEGEIYNTLYAVDSSGVKAVYRKNFLFSPLKEDQYFSKGCHMTVFEHNGVKLSLHTCYEIRFPELFRMAAFEGSQLMIVPAIWPAEKQNHWKTMLKARAIENQCFVAGCNAGNAHTSKKVINCGVSLICDPWGTILAEGSESREEVVQFNVDIAKCSEIREKIPSFNDAKNVFEIKRKSKIRTQ from the coding sequence ATGAAAATATCCTGCATACAAAAAGATGTATATTTAGGAAATATTTCCAAAAATCTGGATACATTTTTGCCGGAGATAGAATCTACCTCCGGAGACAATTGCGATATAATATTACTTCCAGAGATGTGGGCTACCGGTTTTGATTATAATAATTTGCAATCCCATTCTAAAAACACACCTGATATCCTGAACAAATTATCAAGTATTGCAGGTGGAAATTCTGTTATAATTTCATCACTGCCTGAAAACAAAGAAGGTGAAATATATAATACACTTTATGCTGTGGATTCCTCTGGTGTTAAAGCTGTTTACAGAAAAAATTTCCTTTTCTCTCCTTTAAAAGAAGATCAATATTTCAGCAAAGGATGCCACATGACAGTTTTCGAGCATAACGGCGTAAAACTGTCTCTTCACACATGCTATGAAATAAGATTTCCTGAGCTTTTTCGAATGGCTGCCTTTGAAGGATCCCAGCTGATGATCGTTCCGGCAATATGGCCTGCGGAAAAACAAAATCACTGGAAGACAATGCTCAAAGCAAGGGCAATTGAAAATCAGTGTTTTGTGGCAGGATGTAATGCCGGCAATGCCCATACCAGCAAAAAAGTCATCAACTGCGGAGTATCGCTTATCTGTGATCCCTGGGGGACAATACTTGCCGAAGGCTCCGAATCCAGAGAAGAAGTTGTCCAATTCAATGTAGATATTGCCAAATGCAGCGAAATTAGGGAGAAAATTCCCAGTTTTAACGACGCAAAGAATGTGTTTGAAATAAAAAGAAAGTCCAAAATAAGGACTCAATAA
- the cysS gene encoding cysteine--tRNA ligase, producing the protein MLKIYNTLNACKEIFEPINDNNVNMYVCGVTVYDKCHVGHARSAVVFDTARRYMKYRGYKVTFVKNFTDIDDKIINKSKETGISWKEITEKYIREHDYDMNKLNVKKPDYEPKATDYIDDMIELCSKLIEKGNAYEIDGDVYFRVKSFQEYGKLSNRDIEELKAGTRIELRDNKEDPLDFALWKKSKEGEPGWESPWGKGRPGWHIECSVMSSKILGLPFDIHGGGKDLIFPHHENEIAQSEASCGCQFAKYWMHNGFVNINKEKMSKSLGNFFTIRDIIEEFEPESLRYFLLTTHYRSPLDFSEDKLIEAESALDRIYTLIDSMVTYKAGRKGKNLLDEVNSIKEHFEKDFIEAMDDDFNTAAALSVIFEYIRKMNVLLENKPDKESFKSLKNQFNDILEIVRSTLGIAAKTPEDWFRANLSIPEKELFEKINQRNEYRKNKEFDKADKIRDELEKKGVELLDTPEGTKYRARRVH; encoded by the coding sequence ATGTTGAAAATTTATAACACACTGAATGCATGCAAGGAAATTTTTGAACCGATAAATGATAATAATGTAAATATGTATGTATGCGGAGTGACTGTTTACGATAAATGCCATGTGGGTCATGCCAGAAGTGCCGTTGTTTTTGATACTGCCCGCAGATATATGAAGTACAGAGGATACAAAGTAACTTTCGTAAAGAATTTCACCGATATAGACGATAAAATAATCAATAAAAGTAAAGAGACCGGCATCAGCTGGAAGGAGATAACTGAAAAATATATCAGGGAACACGATTACGACATGAACAAGTTAAACGTAAAAAAACCTGATTATGAACCTAAAGCGACGGATTACATAGACGATATGATTGAACTTTGTTCAAAACTCATTGAAAAGGGTAACGCCTATGAAATCGACGGTGACGTTTATTTCCGGGTAAAAAGTTTTCAGGAATACGGTAAATTATCCAACAGGGATATTGAAGAACTGAAAGCCGGCACCAGGATTGAATTAAGAGATAACAAAGAAGATCCTCTGGATTTTGCCTTATGGAAAAAAAGCAAGGAAGGCGAACCCGGCTGGGAGAGCCCCTGGGGGAAAGGAAGGCCGGGGTGGCATATAGAATGCAGTGTTATGAGTTCAAAGATATTAGGGCTCCCTTTCGATATTCACGGAGGTGGAAAGGATCTTATATTCCCCCATCATGAAAACGAAATAGCCCAATCAGAGGCGTCGTGCGGCTGTCAGTTTGCCAAATACTGGATGCACAACGGTTTTGTAAATATTAACAAAGAAAAAATGTCAAAATCACTGGGCAACTTTTTCACCATAAGAGATATAATTGAAGAATTTGAGCCTGAAAGTTTAAGATATTTTCTCCTTACTACCCACTACCGGAGTCCGCTGGATTTTTCCGAAGATAAACTAATAGAAGCCGAAAGCGCCTTAGACAGGATTTATACGCTCATCGACAGCATGGTAACTTATAAGGCGGGCAGAAAAGGCAAAAACCTTTTAGACGAAGTAAACAGTATTAAAGAACATTTTGAAAAAGATTTCATCGAAGCGATGGATGATGATTTTAATACTGCAGCTGCACTTTCAGTAATTTTTGAGTATATACGTAAAATGAATGTCTTACTGGAAAACAAACCGGATAAAGAGTCTTTTAAAAGCTTAAAAAATCAGTTTAATGATATTTTGGAAATTGTGCGCTCCACACTGGGTATAGCTGCAAAAACTCCGGAAGATTGGTTTAGAGCAAACCTGAGTATCCCGGAAAAGGAATTGTTTGAAAAAATAAATCAGAGAAACGAATACAGAAAAAACAAAGAATTTGACAAAGCGGACAAAATCAGAGACGAACTTGAAAAAAAAGGAGTTGAGCTCCTTGACACACCGGAAGGAACGAAATACAGGGCAAGAAGAGTACACTGA
- a CDS encoding FAD:protein FMN transferase → MDKFTKVITVFLIVLIISFLSGCRDSKQYNTRSFYEMGTIVNITLGSKNDYIINELNRKMKSWENEVSRFAEKVNNAKPGESIPVPGIIYILLQKAEYYKKLSNGKFDITIATINSLYGFPEGPFRIPDNETIKNKSDDVGFSNLVFDKTSLSKKTELKIDMGAYAKGYIVDKGIDFFKSEGIKSAMINAGGDLYALGNKKNRKWHIAIKNPDNKKKFLSIIALKNKAVATSGNYERYFEKNGKRYTHIFDATTLQTANNYKSISVIADTVERSDGLATVYYLMDINKIKELCKKEKTPVLVYTLKSKKIKLCGWQGYEISD, encoded by the coding sequence ATGGATAAATTTACAAAAGTAATCACAGTATTTTTAATTGTCCTCATTATATCTTTTCTTTCAGGATGCAGAGACAGCAAGCAGTACAATACCCGTTCCTTTTATGAAATGGGTACAATTGTCAATATTACATTAGGCAGCAAGAATGATTATATCATCAACGAATTAAACAGAAAGATGAAATCCTGGGAAAACGAAGTATCCCGATTTGCAGAAAAAGTGAACAATGCAAAACCCGGAGAAAGCATACCTGTTCCCGGAATAATTTACATTTTGCTGCAAAAAGCAGAGTACTACAAGAAACTAAGTAATGGTAAATTTGATATAACAATTGCAACAATAAACAGCTTATACGGATTCCCGGAAGGTCCTTTCCGGATACCTGATAATGAAACAATAAAAAATAAATCTGACGATGTTGGATTTTCAAATCTTGTTTTTGACAAAACAAGTCTCAGCAAAAAAACAGAACTGAAAATAGATATGGGAGCTTATGCCAAAGGATATATTGTTGACAAAGGAATAGATTTTTTCAAGTCAGAGGGGATAAAATCGGCAATGATAAATGCCGGCGGAGATTTGTACGCTTTGGGAAACAAGAAAAACAGGAAATGGCACATTGCAATCAAAAACCCTGATAACAAGAAAAAGTTTCTGTCTATTATAGCCCTGAAAAACAAAGCGGTTGCCACAAGCGGCAATTACGAAAGATATTTTGAAAAAAACGGAAAAAGATACACCCATATTTTTGATGCAACAACACTGCAAACGGCAAATAATTACAAAAGTATCAGCGTAATAGCCGATACGGTTGAGAGATCTGACGGGCTTGCTACAGTTTACTACCTGATGGATATCAATAAAATAAAGGAATTATGCAAGAAAGAAAAAACCCCTGTACTTGTCTACACTCTTAAATCAAAGAAGATAAAACTTTGCGGCTGGCAGGGATATGAAATATCCGACTAA
- a CDS encoding ABC transporter ATP-binding protein, with amino-acid sequence MEKNLIELKNLTKTFKAYDSSFKTSKTHITATDDINLQIKKADSLGIVGESGSGKTTLANLITGILTPDSGKILYKNKELLSSGEKVFREYRKNVQMIFQDPYSSLNPKLKIYSTLKDGIKRHITKDKKEIYSRCAELMEMVGLTEKHLNRYPHQFSGGQMQRISIARALSIEPELVVADEPVSSLDVSIQAQILNLLQKLRKESGKTLLLIAHDLAIVNFLCDEILVMYKGKALEYGKTSEVIKNPIHPYTKNLLEATTKKDIKKVVTETTGLCPYANRCKFFMDICRNELYKYQATETHYALCNLYK; translated from the coding sequence ATGGAAAAAAACCTTATCGAACTGAAAAATTTAACCAAAACATTTAAAGCCTACGATTCTTCATTCAAAACATCCAAAACCCATATAACGGCAACGGACGATATCAACCTGCAAATCAAAAAGGCAGATTCTCTCGGAATTGTGGGTGAATCCGGAAGCGGTAAAACAACTCTTGCCAACCTTATAACCGGCATACTCACCCCCGATAGTGGAAAAATTTTATACAAAAACAAAGAACTATTATCATCCGGAGAAAAAGTTTTCCGGGAATACAGAAAAAATGTTCAGATGATATTCCAGGATCCCTATTCCAGTCTTAATCCCAAACTTAAAATATATTCAACCCTTAAAGACGGTATAAAAAGACACATAACCAAAGATAAAAAGGAAATATATTCCCGCTGCGCTGAACTTATGGAGATGGTAGGCTTAACGGAAAAACATCTGAACCGCTACCCTCATCAGTTTTCAGGAGGTCAGATGCAGCGTATATCCATTGCAAGGGCTCTCAGCATAGAGCCTGAACTTGTCGTGGCCGACGAGCCGGTAAGCTCTCTGGATGTTTCCATACAGGCCCAGATTTTAAATCTGCTGCAGAAACTGCGGAAAGAAAGCGGCAAAACACTGCTTCTCATAGCCCATGATTTGGCAATTGTAAATTTTCTTTGCGATGAAATTCTTGTGATGTATAAGGGAAAAGCTCTGGAATATGGTAAAACAAGCGAAGTGATAAAAAATCCTATTCACCCTTATACAAAAAACCTTCTGGAAGCAACAACAAAAAAAGATATAAAAAAAGTTGTGACAGAAACCACAGGTTTATGCCCATACGCAAACAGGTGCAAGTTTTTTATGGACATATGCAGAAACGAACTGTACAAATATCAGGCCACCGAAACCCATTATGCTCTGTGTAATTTATACAAATAA
- a CDS encoding NusG domain II-containing protein, whose product MKYPTKADLFVILFLIAACLYPVMAKDGSTGKKSLFLLIGQKQYEIPFEDGIIDLNSKYNVNMILEIKDKKARFIKSDCPDKLCIKYGWVNNCGEMAVCVPNKAAVQIKCEKEGNIDAISR is encoded by the coding sequence ATGAAATATCCGACTAAAGCCGATCTGTTTGTAATTCTGTTTCTAATAGCCGCATGTCTTTATCCCGTAATGGCAAAAGACGGCTCCACCGGTAAAAAAAGTTTATTTCTGTTAATCGGTCAAAAACAATACGAAATTCCTTTTGAAGACGGTATAATTGACCTGAACAGTAAATACAATGTAAACATGATACTTGAGATAAAGGATAAAAAAGCTCGGTTTATAAAATCGGACTGTCCGGACAAACTGTGTATAAAATACGGCTGGGTTAACAACTGCGGTGAAATGGCCGTCTGTGTACCCAACAAAGCCGCGGTGCAAATTAAGTGCGAAAAAGAAGGAAATATAGATGCAATATCCAGATAA
- a CDS encoding long-chain-fatty-acid--CoA ligase, whose amino-acid sequence MKFNNISDMFQTQVGRFGNKKYILFQDKTYTYSQANKLINQIAAKLLDIGLKTGERVGILLENSPEFILSFFAVMKAGGIAVPINTFFKEEEIAYILNDCEARFLFSSSQFAGEIKNMQKLVQSLDNILTFEDFELENGEKTLNIYNELSNMDDSDFPANQSLDDTAILIYTSGTTGYPKGAILSHKNLLSNVDGCARAFKIARKDRFLLFLPMFHSYAFTTCVMLPTYCGCSIIILSSVLELRKKSFKNILIFKRPTFFLGVPQVYSALTKSKMPQWFIKFIYPVKIHVSGGAPLPEETLNNFVEKFKKPIIEGYGLSEASPVVSVNRLDWQKPYSVGRPLPDVEVKVVDEEEEEVPVGEVGELIVKGPNVMKGYWKMQEATYNTIRNGWLFTGDMAKVDEDGFIYIVDRKKDLIIVKGINVYPRQIEELLYAFENVEAAAVIGIKDKVSGEVPIAYVMPKEGETIDTHEIREYLKKHLANFKLPRHIYVKDELPMTATGKVLKRKLKEQIKDSVKH is encoded by the coding sequence ATGAAGTTCAATAATATCAGTGATATGTTTCAAACACAAGTTGGCAGATTTGGAAACAAAAAATACATACTTTTTCAGGATAAGACTTATACATACTCTCAGGCCAATAAACTTATAAATCAAATAGCTGCAAAGCTTTTGGATATTGGGTTAAAAACCGGTGAGAGGGTTGGAATACTTCTGGAAAATTCTCCGGAATTTATTCTGAGTTTTTTCGCCGTTATGAAGGCCGGCGGTATTGCAGTGCCTATCAACACTTTTTTTAAAGAGGAAGAAATAGCTTATATCCTGAATGACTGCGAAGCCCGTTTTCTTTTTTCATCAAGCCAGTTTGCCGGTGAAATAAAAAACATGCAGAAGCTTGTGCAATCCCTCGATAATATATTAACATTTGAAGATTTTGAACTTGAAAACGGTGAAAAAACGCTGAATATTTACAATGAATTATCAAATATGGACGACAGTGATTTCCCGGCCAATCAGTCTCTGGATGACACTGCAATCCTCATATATACTTCCGGTACTACAGGCTATCCAAAAGGTGCAATACTATCGCACAAAAACCTGCTGTCCAATGTTGATGGCTGTGCAAGAGCCTTCAAAATTGCACGCAAGGACAGATTCCTGCTTTTTCTGCCGATGTTTCACTCATATGCTTTTACAACCTGTGTTATGCTGCCTACATACTGTGGATGCTCAATCATAATCCTCAGCTCTGTACTTGAACTCAGAAAAAAATCCTTCAAAAATATACTTATATTCAAAAGACCAACATTTTTCCTGGGTGTTCCCCAGGTATACTCTGCGCTCACAAAGTCAAAAATGCCCCAATGGTTTATAAAATTTATATATCCGGTAAAAATCCATGTGAGTGGAGGGGCACCCCTTCCTGAGGAAACATTGAATAATTTTGTGGAAAAATTTAAAAAACCGATAATAGAAGGGTACGGTTTATCCGAGGCTTCCCCAGTTGTATCCGTTAACAGGCTTGACTGGCAGAAACCCTATTCTGTGGGCAGACCGCTGCCGGATGTGGAAGTTAAAGTGGTTGATGAAGAAGAAGAGGAAGTGCCGGTAGGAGAAGTCGGTGAACTGATTGTTAAAGGACCTAATGTCATGAAAGGATACTGGAAAATGCAGGAAGCCACATATAATACAATAAGAAACGGATGGCTTTTTACCGGTGATATGGCAAAAGTGGATGAAGACGGATTTATCTACATCGTCGACAGGAAGAAAGATCTGATTATTGTAAAAGGGATTAATGTTTACCCCAGACAAATCGAAGAGCTCTTATACGCTTTTGAGAATGTAGAGGCAGCTGCTGTAATCGGAATAAAAGATAAAGTTAGCGGCGAAGTTCCTATAGCTTATGTCATGCCAAAGGAAGGAGAGACAATAGATACCCACGAAATAAGAGAGTACCTGAAAAAGCATCTGGCCAACTTTAAACTCCCCAGGCATATATACGTAAAAGATGAACTGCCCATGACAGCAACGGGTAAAGTTTTAAAAAGAAAACTTAAAGAGCAGATTAAAGACAGTGTTAAGCACTAA
- the mqnB gene encoding futalosine hydrolase, whose protein sequence is MEKSVVFVPTLKEAEKIFENVSFIKNNHGLYIAELKNIDVIITGIGKSNAAFSSCISLVNSSYYTVYLLGICGAYRNSGLKPGDIVSITKDYFADEGLMNSDGEYKLLSEMGFTINGGRNYSEFNCAEGLKKVIGNTVSFLSGTDKAAGLYQSKTKASVENMEGASLGMVCERLNISARQVRAVSNFCGDRKKQEWDIKKAFNVLRKFAEDYIL, encoded by the coding sequence ATGGAAAAAAGTGTTGTTTTTGTACCCACACTTAAAGAAGCGGAAAAGATTTTTGAAAATGTTTCATTTATAAAAAATAATCACGGTCTGTATATTGCTGAATTGAAAAATATTGACGTCATAATAACGGGTATCGGAAAGTCAAACGCTGCTTTTTCTTCTTGCATTTCTTTGGTTAATTCAAGTTATTACACTGTTTATCTTCTCGGCATTTGCGGAGCGTACCGAAATTCCGGTCTTAAACCGGGAGATATTGTGAGCATCACAAAGGATTATTTTGCAGATGAGGGGTTGATGAATTCAGATGGTGAGTATAAACTATTATCAGAAATGGGTTTTACCATAAATGGCGGGCGAAATTATTCTGAGTTTAACTGTGCGGAAGGCTTGAAGAAAGTTATCGGGAATACCGTTTCCTTTCTTAGCGGAACAGATAAAGCGGCTGGCTTATACCAATCCAAAACGAAAGCATCGGTTGAAAACATGGAAGGGGCTTCGTTGGGTATGGTGTGTGAGAGACTGAATATATCAGCTCGGCAGGTGAGGGCAGTATCAAATTTTTGCGGTGACAGAAAAAAACAGGAATGGGATATTAAGAAAGCGTTTAATGTACTGAGAAAATTTGCCGAGGATTATATTTTGTGA
- a CDS encoding Maf family protein, translated as MYQKIILASGSPRRRELFTKLGINFQYTTSTVKENLDEKIPPEKLVMKIATMKAYNVSNIYTEAFIIGADTVIYFENNIIGKPTDENDARKTLRMLSGKKHEVYTGVAIVNKNKSICERLFQRTEVYFKKLSEPLIDWYINSDEPMDKSGSYGIQGKGSLLVEKIVGDYDNVVGLPVGKVMETFTRLNLAPFGGFSHEVQ; from the coding sequence ATGTATCAAAAAATTATTCTTGCAAGCGGTTCCCCCCGCAGAAGGGAACTCTTTACAAAACTGGGGATAAATTTCCAATATACTACTTCCACAGTAAAAGAGAATCTGGACGAAAAAATCCCTCCGGAAAAATTGGTTATGAAAATTGCAACTATGAAAGCTTACAATGTAAGCAATATTTACACTGAAGCTTTCATTATAGGGGCCGATACCGTCATCTATTTTGAGAATAATATAATCGGCAAACCCACTGATGAAAATGATGCCAGAAAAACGCTGAGGATGCTGAGCGGGAAAAAACATGAGGTTTATACCGGTGTGGCAATAGTTAACAAGAACAAAAGTATTTGCGAACGCCTTTTTCAGAGAACAGAAGTATATTTCAAGAAACTTTCCGAACCCCTTATCGACTGGTATATAAATTCGGACGAACCGATGGATAAATCCGGCTCTTACGGCATTCAGGGAAAGGGAAGCCTTCTTGTGGAAAAAATTGTCGGCGACTATGATAATGTTGTGGGCCTGCCTGTGGGCAAAGTAATGGAAACATTCACCAGGCTTAACCTGGCTCCTTTCGGAGGTTTTAGTCATGAAGTTCAATAA